The following coding sequences are from one Nonlabens arenilitoris window:
- the rpsN gene encoding 30S ribosomal protein S14 — protein MAKESMKARERKREALIAKYAEKRKALKEAGDYEALQKLPKNSSPVRQHNRCKLTGRPKGYMRQFGISRVLFREMANQGLIPGVKKASW, from the coding sequence ATGGCAAAAGAATCAATGAAAGCGCGTGAGCGCAAACGTGAGGCACTAATTGCAAAGTATGCTGAGAAGCGTAAGGCTTTGAAAGAGGCTGGGGATTACGAGGCTCTTCAGAAATTACCTAAGAATTCGTCACCTGTAAGACAGCATAATAGATGTAAGCTTACTGGTCGTCCTAAAGGTTATATGAGACAGTTCGGTATTTCCCGTGTTCTTTTTAGAGAAATGGCAAATCAAGGTTTAATCCCAGGAGTTAAAAAGGCTAGTTGGTAA
- the rpmD gene encoding 50S ribosomal protein L30, translated as MAKLKIKKVRSAIKRPLRQKRTLEALGLRKMNQVVEHDDTPVIQGMIAKVEHLVSVEKA; from the coding sequence ATGGCGAAATTAAAAATTAAAAAAGTACGTAGTGCAATCAAAAGACCGTTAAGACAAAAGCGTACGCTTGAGGCTTTAGGTCTACGCAAAATGAATCAGGTAGTAGAGCATGATGATACTCCTGTCATTCAAGGGATGATTGCAAAAGTTGAACATTTAGTCTCTGTAGAGAAGGCATAA
- the secY gene encoding preprotein translocase subunit SecY produces the protein MKFIETLKNIWKIEELKDRIIMTFSLLLVYRFGAQVVLPGIDSSKLASFSENFEGGGIGFVLNAFTGGAFSNASVFALGIMPYISASIVVQLMGIAIPYLQKLQKEGASGQKKINQITRWLTIGICLIQAPSYLLSLGTLGVPSDAYLMPDNMNLFLVSSTIILVTGCVFAMWLGEKITDKGIGNGISLLIMVGIIATLPQAFVQEFAARVTGSGGVMLVLVELLVWFVVILLCIMLVMAVRKIPVQYARRAASGGYEKNEQGSRQFIPLKLNASGVMPIIFAQAIMFVPAALGQLDTSWATTVQTAFGDIFGFWYNLVFALLIIIFTYFYTAITVPTNKMADDLKRNGGFIAGIRPGTETADYLDKIMSQITLPGSIFLALVAIFPAFVSLMGVTQQWALFYGGTSLLIMVGVAIDTMQQINSYLLNRHYDGLIKTGKNRKAVA, from the coding sequence ATGAAATTTATAGAAACATTAAAAAATATTTGGAAGATTGAAGAACTGAAAGATCGTATTATTATGACTTTCAGTTTACTTCTTGTTTATCGTTTTGGTGCTCAAGTAGTTCTTCCAGGAATTGATTCAAGTAAGTTAGCTAGTTTTTCTGAGAATTTCGAGGGTGGTGGTATAGGTTTTGTTCTTAATGCTTTTACTGGTGGTGCTTTTTCAAATGCTTCAGTTTTCGCTTTAGGTATCATGCCTTACATATCTGCTAGTATTGTTGTTCAATTGATGGGTATTGCAATTCCATACCTTCAAAAGCTTCAGAAGGAAGGTGCTAGTGGTCAAAAGAAAATAAACCAAATAACGAGATGGCTGACCATAGGTATATGTTTGATTCAGGCTCCTAGTTATTTATTAAGTCTTGGTACATTAGGTGTTCCAAGTGACGCATATTTGATGCCAGATAATATGAATTTATTTTTGGTTAGTAGTACTATAATTCTTGTTACTGGTTGTGTCTTTGCTATGTGGTTAGGTGAAAAGATTACAGATAAAGGAATTGGTAATGGTATTTCACTGTTAATAATGGTTGGGATTATCGCTACACTTCCTCAAGCATTTGTTCAGGAGTTTGCTGCAAGAGTTACTGGTTCAGGTGGTGTTATGTTGGTTTTAGTTGAGTTGCTGGTTTGGTTCGTTGTTATACTTTTATGTATCATGTTAGTTATGGCAGTTCGTAAGATCCCAGTTCAGTATGCTAGAAGAGCTGCTTCTGGTGGTTACGAGAAAAATGAACAAGGTTCAAGACAGTTTATTCCTTTAAAGCTTAATGCTTCAGGAGTTATGCCTATTATTTTTGCTCAGGCTATTATGTTCGTTCCTGCTGCTTTAGGTCAGTTGGATACTTCATGGGCAACAACCGTACAGACAGCATTTGGTGATATATTTGGTTTTTGGTATAACTTAGTATTCGCTCTATTAATCATAATATTTACTTATTTTTACACCGCGATAACGGTGCCTACAAATAAGATGGCAGATGACCTAAAAAGAAACGGTGGTTTTATTGCTGGTATTCGTCCAGGAACTGAAACAGCGGATTACCTCGATAAAATTATGTCTCAAATAACATTGCCAGGATCAATATTTTTAGCATTAGTTGCTATTTTTCCAGCATTTGTTTCTTTGATGGGTGTTACTCAACAATGGGCTTTGTTTTATGGCGGTACATCATTATTGATTATGGTTGGTGTTGCTATAGATACAATGCAGCAGATTAATTCATATTTGTTAAACCGTCATTATGATGGTTTAATCAAAACAGGTAAAAACAGAAAAGCAGTAGCATAA
- the rpsE gene encoding 30S ribosomal protein S5, which produces MYQKYKNVELVKPSGLDLKDRLVGVQRVTKVTKGGRAFGFSAIVVVGDENGVVGHGLGKSKEVSEAISKAVEDAKKNLVRIPLVKGSIPHEQKGKFGGARVLLIPAATGTGVIAGGAIRAVLEAVGVHDVLSKNQGSSNPHNVVKATFDALLQLRNAHTVAKQRGVSLDKVFNG; this is translated from the coding sequence ATGTACCAAAAATATAAAAACGTAGAATTAGTAAAGCCTAGTGGACTTGATCTTAAGGATCGATTAGTAGGTGTTCAGCGTGTTACTAAGGTGACAAAAGGTGGACGTGCTTTTGGATTTTCAGCAATTGTCGTTGTAGGTGACGAGAACGGAGTTGTAGGTCATGGTTTAGGGAAATCTAAGGAGGTTTCTGAAGCTATATCTAAAGCTGTTGAGGATGCCAAGAAAAATTTAGTGAGAATACCGCTTGTTAAAGGGTCTATTCCTCATGAACAAAAAGGTAAATTTGGTGGAGCTAGAGTATTGTTGATTCCTGCTGCTACTGGTACCGGAGTTATTGCTGGTGGTGCTATACGTGCAGTTCTTGAGGCGGTAGGTGTTCATGATGTTCTTTCTAAGAACCAAGGTTCATCTAATCCTCACAACGTTGTAAAAGCTACTTTTGATGCTTTATTACAATTACGTAATGCTCATACTGTTGCAAAACAAAGAGGTGTTTCTTTAGATAAGGTGTTTAACGGGTAA
- the rplB gene encoding 50S ribosomal protein L2 — translation MSVRKLKPVTPGQRFRVVNGYDAITTDKPEKSLLAPKKRSGGRNASGRMTMRYKGGGHKRRYRIIDFKRDKQGVPATIASIEYDPNRTAFIALVNYQDGEKRYVIAQNGLQVGQNIVSGDSVAPEVGNAMKLSNIPLGSIISCIELHPGQGAVIARSAGSFAQLMARDGKYATVKMPSGETRLVLQECLATIGAVSNSDHQLVVSGKAGRSRWLGRRPRTRPVVMNPVDHPMGGGEGKSSGGHPRSRNGIPAKGYRTRDKNKASTQYILERRKK, via the coding sequence ATGTCAGTTAGAAAATTAAAACCTGTTACTCCTGGACAGCGATTTAGAGTTGTTAATGGTTATGATGCCATAACAACTGATAAGCCGGAGAAGAGCTTGCTTGCTCCGAAAAAACGTTCAGGTGGTCGTAACGCAAGTGGTCGTATGACTATGCGTTACAAAGGTGGTGGTCATAAAAGACGCTACCGTATTATCGATTTCAAAAGAGATAAGCAAGGTGTTCCTGCTACTATCGCTTCTATTGAGTATGATCCTAATAGGACTGCTTTTATTGCTTTAGTGAATTATCAGGATGGTGAGAAACGTTATGTTATTGCTCAGAATGGTTTGCAGGTAGGTCAGAATATAGTTTCTGGAGACTCTGTTGCTCCTGAGGTCGGTAATGCAATGAAGTTATCAAATATTCCATTAGGTAGTATTATTAGTTGTATTGAGTTACATCCAGGTCAAGGAGCTGTTATAGCTCGTAGTGCTGGTTCGTTCGCGCAGTTAATGGCTAGGGATGGTAAGTATGCTACTGTTAAAATGCCTTCTGGTGAAACTAGATTGGTGTTGCAGGAGTGTTTAGCTACAATTGGTGCTGTCTCTAATAGTGATCATCAGTTAGTGGTTAGTGGTAAAGCTGGAAGATCTCGTTGGTTAGGTAGAAGGCCTCGAACTCGTCCGGTGGTTATGAATCCAGTTGATCACCCAATGGGTGGTGGTGAAGGTAAGTCTTCAGGTGGGCATCCACGTTCTCGTAATGGTATTCCTGCGAAGGGTTATCGCACACGAGATAAAAATAAAGCAAGTACTCAATATATTTTAGAACGTAGAAAGAAATAA
- the rpsC gene encoding 30S ribosomal protein S3, with translation MGQKTNPIGNRLGIIRGWESNWYGGNDYGDKLAEDDKIRKYIHARLSKASVSRVIIERTLKLVTVTITTARPGIIIGKGGQEVDRLKEELKKITGKDVQINIHEIKRPELDAFLVGASVARQIENRISYRRAIKMAIAAAMRMNAEGIKIQISGRLNGAEMARSESYKDGRIPLSTFRADIDYALVEAHTTYGRLGVKVWIMKGEVYGKRELSPLVGLSKKQSKSDGGSGNRGGNRRRRK, from the coding sequence ATGGGACAAAAAACTAATCCGATAGGAAATCGTTTAGGTATTATCAGAGGATGGGAATCTAACTGGTATGGTGGTAATGATTATGGAGATAAGCTTGCAGAGGATGATAAAATACGTAAGTATATACATGCTCGTCTTTCTAAGGCTAGTGTTTCACGAGTTATTATTGAGCGTACGCTTAAACTTGTTACAGTAACAATTACTACTGCTAGGCCTGGTATTATTATAGGTAAGGGTGGTCAAGAGGTAGATCGTCTTAAAGAGGAACTTAAGAAAATTACTGGCAAGGATGTTCAGATTAATATTCATGAAATTAAACGTCCTGAGCTTGATGCATTTTTAGTAGGAGCTAGTGTTGCTCGTCAGATAGAGAATAGGATTTCTTATAGACGCGCAATCAAAATGGCTATCGCTGCTGCAATGCGAATGAACGCGGAAGGCATAAAAATCCAGATTTCTGGTAGATTGAATGGGGCTGAAATGGCTCGTTCTGAGTCTTACAAAGATGGAAGGATTCCTTTATCTACATTCCGTGCTGATATTGATTACGCCTTAGTAGAAGCTCATACGACTTACGGTCGTTTAGGTGTAAAGGTCTGGATCATGAAAGGAGAGGTTTATGGGAAGCGTGAGTTATCTCCGTTAGTAGGCTTATCTAAAAAACAAAGTAAATCAGATGGTGGCTCTGGAAACAGAGGAGGAAATCGCCGTCGTAGAAAATAA
- the rplF gene encoding 50S ribosomal protein L6, producing MSRIGNNPVAIPAGVTVKVDNGVISVEGKLGKLTQDYSDVTIKIEGDEVFVTRPSDSKDHKAKHGLYRSLVFNMIAGVSEGWSKELELVGVGYRASNQGQVLDLALGFSHNIVLDIAEEVKVETVSEKGKNPRIKLTSFDKQLVGQVAAKIRSFRKPEPYKGKGVKFVGEQLRRKAGKSA from the coding sequence ATGTCTAGAATAGGAAATAATCCCGTAGCAATTCCAGCTGGTGTCACTGTTAAGGTGGACAACGGAGTTATAAGTGTTGAAGGTAAGTTAGGTAAGCTTACGCAGGATTACTCTGATGTCACTATTAAGATTGAAGGAGATGAAGTTTTTGTAACTCGCCCTTCTGATTCTAAAGATCATAAGGCTAAGCATGGTTTGTATAGATCATTAGTTTTCAATATGATAGCTGGAGTGTCTGAAGGCTGGTCTAAGGAGTTAGAATTGGTTGGTGTTGGATACAGGGCGTCTAATCAAGGTCAGGTTTTAGATTTGGCATTAGGTTTTTCACATAATATTGTATTAGATATTGCTGAAGAGGTTAAGGTTGAAACAGTATCTGAAAAAGGAAAGAATCCAAGAATCAAATTAACATCATTTGATAAACAATTAGTAGGTCAAGTGGCCGCTAAAATAAGATCTTTCAGAAAACCTGAGCCATATAAAGGAAAAGGTGTTAAATTTGTGGGTGAACAATTAAGAAGAAAAGCTGGTAAGTCAGCATAA
- the rplV gene encoding 50S ribosomal protein L22, with the protein MGVRKKQMAERLKEEKKSVAFAKLNNCPTSPRKMRLVADIIRGKKVEDSLNILKFSSKEAARRLDKLVLSAIANWQAKNEDSDVAEAGLFIKEIRVDGGSMLKRLRPAPQGRAHRIRKRSNHVTVVLGQTNNTEVN; encoded by the coding sequence ATGGGAGTTCGTAAAAAACAAATGGCTGAAAGGCTTAAGGAGGAGAAAAAGAGCGTCGCATTTGCTAAGCTTAATAACTGTCCTACAAGTCCTCGTAAGATGAGGTTAGTAGCTGATATTATCAGAGGTAAAAAGGTTGAAGATTCTTTAAATATTTTAAAGTTTTCTTCTAAGGAGGCTGCGCGTAGACTGGATAAGCTTGTTTTATCGGCTATTGCTAATTGGCAGGCTAAGAATGAGGATTCTGATGTCGCTGAGGCTGGTCTTTTTATTAAGGAGATAAGAGTTGATGGTGGATCTATGTTGAAAAGGTTGCGTCCAGCGCCACAAGGTAGAGCACATAGAATAAGAAAAAGATCGAACCACGTTACTGTTGTGTTAGGTCAAACTAATAACACAGAGGTTAACTAA
- the rplD gene encoding 50S ribosomal protein L4 gives MKVSVIDIKGKETGRQVELSDSIFAIEPNDHAIYLDVKQYLANQRQGTHKAKQRAEITGSTRKIKKQKGTGTARAGSIKSGVFRGGGRIFGPTPRDYSFKLNKGQKRLARKSVLSQKMAEGNLHIVEDFSFDAPKTKNFIDVLKSLGLDNKKSLFVLGGSNNNVYLSSRNFKGSEVVTNSELNTYKILHANSVVVLESSLEGIEETLSK, from the coding sequence ATGAAGGTATCAGTTATAGACATTAAAGGAAAAGAAACTGGTCGTCAGGTAGAGTTATCTGATAGCATTTTCGCAATTGAGCCTAATGATCATGCGATTTATTTAGATGTTAAGCAATATCTAGCAAATCAACGTCAAGGTACACATAAGGCAAAACAGCGTGCCGAAATTACTGGTAGTACCCGTAAGATTAAGAAGCAAAAAGGTACTGGTACAGCTAGAGCTGGATCTATTAAGTCTGGTGTTTTTAGAGGTGGTGGACGTATTTTTGGTCCAACTCCGAGAGATTATTCTTTCAAGCTTAATAAAGGTCAAAAGCGTTTAGCTCGTAAATCTGTCCTTAGTCAAAAAATGGCTGAAGGTAATTTGCATATCGTTGAAGACTTTAGTTTTGATGCTCCAAAAACAAAGAATTTTATTGACGTTTTAAAGTCTTTAGGATTAGATAATAAAAAATCTCTTTTTGTGTTGGGTGGTTCAAATAATAATGTATATTTGTCTTCTCGAAATTTCAAGGGTTCTGAAGTAGTAACTAACTCAGAATTAAACACTTATAAAATTTTACACGCTAATAGTGTGGTAGTGTTGGAGAGCTCATTAGAAGGAATTGAGGAAACTTTAAGCAAATAG
- the rplO gene encoding 50S ribosomal protein L15 encodes MSLNNLKPAEGSVKKSAKIIGRGQGSGKGGTATRGHKGAKSRSGYSKKIGFEGGQMPLQRRVPKFGFTNINRKEYAGVNIDVLQAYIDEGRLSDVITIENLIEERLVDKNDLVKILGRGELKATINISAHKFTATAKAAIEKAGGQALTV; translated from the coding sequence ATGAGTTTAAATAATCTTAAACCTGCTGAAGGTTCTGTTAAAAAGTCTGCCAAAATTATTGGTCGCGGTCAAGGTTCTGGTAAGGGTGGTACTGCCACTCGTGGACATAAAGGTGCAAAATCACGTTCTGGTTATTCAAAGAAAATTGGGTTTGAAGGTGGTCAAATGCCATTACAAAGACGTGTTCCTAAATTTGGTTTCACTAACATCAATCGTAAGGAATATGCTGGTGTTAATATCGATGTTTTGCAAGCTTATATTGATGAAGGCCGTTTGAGTGATGTTATCACAATTGAAAACCTTATCGAAGAACGCTTAGTTGATAAAAATGATTTAGTTAAGATCCTAGGGCGTGGTGAATTAAAAGCTACTATTAATATTAGTGCACACAAATTTACTGCAACTGCTAAAGCTGCCATTGAGAAAGCCGGTGGACAAGCGTTAACTGTATAA
- the rplR gene encoding 50S ribosomal protein L18 — protein MAFSKSERRNKIRRRIRKNISGTAERPRLSVYRSNKEIYAQVINDVDGVTIASASSRDLKSKGEKISVANEVGKAVAEKAKAAGVETVSFDRGGYLYHGRVLSLANGAREAGLKF, from the coding sequence ATGGCATTTTCAAAGTCTGAAAGAAGAAATAAAATCCGTCGCAGAATTCGTAAGAATATTTCTGGTACAGCCGAACGTCCTCGTTTATCTGTGTATCGTAGCAATAAAGAGATTTATGCTCAAGTAATTAATGATGTAGATGGTGTGACGATTGCTTCAGCTTCATCAAGAGATTTAAAGTCAAAAGGCGAAAAAATTTCTGTTGCTAATGAGGTAGGAAAAGCTGTTGCAGAGAAAGCTAAAGCTGCAGGTGTCGAGACAGTATCTTTTGATCGTGGAGGTTATCTTTATCATGGTCGTGTATTGTCTTTAGCAAATGGGGCTAGAGAGGCTGGCCTTAAATTTTAA
- the rpsH gene encoding 30S ribosomal protein S8, with protein MNTDPIADYLTRIRNAVRANHRVVDVPASKLKKEITKILFDQGYILSYKFEEHNAQDNIKIALKYDRETKESVIKDIQRLSKPGLRKYAGAGELPRILNGLGVAIVSTSKGVMTDKQARTENVGGEVLCYVY; from the coding sequence ATGAATACAGATCCAATCGCAGATTATTTAACTAGAATTAGAAATGCAGTACGTGCTAATCATCGTGTTGTTGATGTTCCTGCTTCTAAGTTAAAAAAGGAAATTACTAAGATTCTTTTTGATCAAGGTTATATTTTAAGTTATAAGTTTGAAGAGCATAATGCTCAAGATAACATTAAGATAGCTTTAAAATACGATAGAGAAACAAAAGAGTCGGTTATAAAAGATATTCAAAGGTTGAGTAAGCCAGGTTTACGTAAGTATGCTGGTGCAGGAGAGTTACCTAGAATCTTGAACGGATTAGGTGTTGCTATTGTGTCAACTAGTAAAGGTGTAATGACGGATAAACAAGCTCGTACGGAAAACGTAGGTGGTGAGGTACTTTGTTACGTATATTAA
- the rplX gene encoding 50S ribosomal protein L24, protein MVKVKIKTGDKVRVLAGEHKGSEGVVTRIFKDKNKAIVEGVNMVSKHEKPSATNPQGGIKEIEAPMQISNLSLIDKNGKTTRVGYRMEGDKKVRFAKTTNDLI, encoded by the coding sequence ATGGTAAAGGTAAAAATTAAAACAGGAGATAAAGTACGTGTACTTGCCGGCGAACACAAAGGTTCAGAAGGTGTTGTTACTCGTATTTTTAAAGACAAAAATAAAGCCATCGTGGAAGGTGTTAATATGGTTTCTAAACATGAGAAGCCTAGTGCAACCAATCCACAAGGTGGGATTAAAGAAATTGAAGCTCCTATGCAGATTTCTAATTTGTCATTGATTGACAAGAATGGTAAAACAACTCGTGTGGGTTATCGTATGGAAGGTGATAAGAAGGTTCGATTTGCAAAAACAACAAACGATTTAATTTAG
- the rplE gene encoding 50S ribosomal protein L5: MAYIPRLKTEYKERVAASLKEEFGYNNVMEIPKLQKIVLSRGVGAAVADKKLIDYALDELTTITGQKAVATLSKKDVASFKLRKGMPIGVKVTLRGERMYEFLDRLVTVALPRVRDFQGIKASGFDGRGNYNLGITEQIIFPEINIDKVNKISGMDITFVTSAQTDKEAKSLLGELGLPFKKD; the protein is encoded by the coding sequence ATGGCATATATTCCTAGACTCAAGACAGAATATAAGGAGCGCGTCGCTGCTTCTTTAAAAGAGGAATTCGGTTACAATAATGTAATGGAAATTCCTAAGTTGCAAAAGATAGTTCTTAGCCGTGGTGTAGGTGCTGCAGTTGCTGATAAGAAGTTAATTGATTATGCTCTTGATGAGTTAACAACAATTACTGGTCAGAAGGCTGTTGCTACTCTTTCAAAGAAAGATGTTGCTTCTTTTAAATTACGTAAGGGTATGCCTATTGGTGTCAAAGTTACTTTAAGAGGTGAGCGCATGTATGAATTCTTAGATCGCTTAGTTACAGTAGCATTACCTCGTGTTAGAGATTTTCAGGGTATCAAGGCAAGTGGATTTGATGGCCGTGGTAATTATAACTTAGGAATTACTGAACAAATCATATTTCCAGAAATAAACATAGATAAGGTTAATAAAATCTCTGGTATGGATATAACATTCGTTACTAGTGCTCAAACTGATAAAGAGGCTAAGTCTTTACTAGGTGAGTTAGGTTTACCTTTCAAAAAGGATTAA
- the rpsS gene encoding 30S ribosomal protein S19 yields MARSLKKGPYVFHKLEAKVAQNVESGKKTVIKTWSRASMITPDFVGQTIGVHNGKQFIPVYVTENMVGHKLGEFSPTRSFRGHAGAKNKGKK; encoded by the coding sequence ATGGCTCGTTCATTAAAAAAAGGACCTTATGTATTCCATAAGTTGGAAGCTAAGGTGGCTCAAAATGTTGAGTCCGGAAAAAAGACTGTTATTAAAACATGGTCTCGTGCATCAATGATTACTCCAGATTTTGTGGGGCAGACAATTGGTGTTCATAATGGGAAACAATTTATTCCTGTTTATGTTACTGAGAATATGGTAGGTCATAAATTAGGTGAATTCTCTCCGACAAGATCTTTTAGAGGTCACGCAGGAGCTAAGAATAAAGGAAAAAAGTAA
- the rplP gene encoding 50S ribosomal protein L16, with amino-acid sequence MLQPRKTKFRKQQKGRMKGNSGRGNQLAYGTFGIKSLDSEFINSRQIEAARIAATRYMKREGSLWIKIFPDKPITKKPLEVRMGKGKGAVEYWAAVVKPGRILFEISGVPLETAKEALRLAAQKLPVKTKFIVARDFQE; translated from the coding sequence ATGTTACAACCTAGAAAGACAAAGTTTAGAAAACAGCAGAAGGGTCGCATGAAGGGTAATTCCGGACGCGGTAATCAGCTAGCGTATGGTACCTTTGGTATCAAATCATTAGATTCTGAATTCATTAATTCGCGTCAGATAGAAGCTGCTCGTATTGCAGCGACTCGTTATATGAAGAGAGAAGGATCCTTATGGATTAAAATTTTTCCGGATAAACCTATAACTAAGAAGCCACTTGAGGTTCGTATGGGTAAGGGAAAAGGTGCAGTAGAATATTGGGCGGCCGTAGTTAAGCCAGGTAGAATTTTGTTTGAAATTTCAGGTGTACCACTTGAGACTGCAAAAGAAGCTTTAAGGTTAGCTGCTCAAAAGTTGCCGGTTAAAACAAAATTTATAGTCGCTCGCGATTTTCAAGAATAA
- the infA gene encoding translation initiation factor IF-1: protein MAKQSAIEQDGSIIEALSNAMFRVELENGHVVTAHISGKMRMHYIKLLPGDKVKLEMSPYDLTKARITYRY, encoded by the coding sequence ATGGCAAAACAGTCAGCAATAGAACAAGACGGTTCCATTATAGAAGCATTGTCGAATGCAATGTTTAGGGTAGAATTAGAAAACGGGCACGTTGTAACTGCACACATATCTGGAAAGATGCGTATGCATTACATTAAGTTGCTTCCAGGAGATAAAGTAAAATTAGAAATGAGTCCTTACGATTTAACGAAAGCAAGGATCACTTATAGGTACTAA
- the rpmC gene encoding 50S ribosomal protein L29 → MKQSEVKGYSAAELSDKLVESQKVYADLTRTHIVSPLDNPSQIKDLRRTIARLKTAINNQ, encoded by the coding sequence ATGAAGCAATCAGAGGTAAAAGGTTATTCTGCTGCAGAGCTTAGTGATAAGTTGGTAGAATCGCAAAAGGTTTATGCAGATCTTACAAGAACACATATTGTGTCCCCATTAGATAATCCTTCACAGATAAAGGACTTGCGTAGAACTATTGCTCGATTAAAAACGGCTATAAATAATCAGTAG
- the rpsQ gene encoding 30S ribosomal protein S17, whose translation METRNLRKERIGVVRSNKMDKSIVVAEVKKQKHPMYGKFVLKTKKYVAHDEKNECNEGDTVRIMETRPLSKSKNWRLVEIIERAK comes from the coding sequence ATGGAAACTAGAAATTTAAGAAAAGAACGTATTGGTGTTGTAAGGAGTAACAAGATGGATAAAAGCATCGTTGTTGCTGAAGTAAAGAAGCAAAAGCACCCTATGTATGGAAAGTTCGTTTTGAAAACTAAGAAGTATGTTGCTCATGATGAAAAGAATGAGTGCAACGAAGGTGATACGGTGCGAATCATGGAGACTCGTCCTCTTAGTAAATCTAAGAATTGGAGATTAGTAGAAATAATAGAAAGAGCTAAGTAA
- the rplN gene encoding 50S ribosomal protein L14, with translation MLQQESRLKVADNTGAKEVLCIRVLGGTKRRYASVGDKIVVSVKEATPNGNIKKGAVSTAVVVRTKKEVRRPDGSYIRFDDNACVLLNPNSEMRGTRVFGPVARELRDKQFMKIVSLAPEVL, from the coding sequence ATGTTACAACAAGAATCAAGACTTAAGGTAGCTGATAATACTGGTGCTAAAGAAGTGCTTTGTATTAGAGTGTTAGGTGGTACTAAAAGAAGGTATGCATCAGTGGGAGATAAAATTGTTGTTTCTGTTAAGGAAGCTACTCCTAATGGTAATATCAAAAAGGGTGCTGTATCTACTGCGGTAGTAGTAAGAACTAAAAAAGAGGTGCGTCGACCAGATGGATCATATATACGATTTGACGATAATGCTTGTGTGTTATTGAATCCTAACTCAGAAATGAGAGGTACTCGTGTTTTTGGTCCGGTTGCGAGAGAGTTGCGTGATAAGCAATTTATGAAAATAGTTTCATTGGCTCCAGAAGTATTATAA
- the rplW gene encoding 50S ribosomal protein L23: MNILIKPIITEKATSDSELLNRYGFEVMPTANKIQIKNAVEATYGVTVTKVRTMNVRVERKTKFTKSGMQIGKTKAGKKAFVQLQDGDTIDLYSNL; this comes from the coding sequence ATGAATATCTTGATAAAACCAATCATTACAGAAAAGGCTACTAGCGATAGTGAGCTATTGAATCGTTATGGGTTTGAGGTTATGCCTACTGCTAATAAGATTCAAATTAAAAACGCGGTCGAAGCTACATATGGAGTTACTGTTACTAAAGTAAGGACTATGAATGTACGTGTTGAGCGCAAGACTAAATTTACAAAATCAGGGATGCAGATTGGTAAAACTAAGGCTGGTAAAAAAGCTTTTGTACAGCTGCAAGATGGAGATACCATCGACCTTTATAGTAATCTATAA